Proteins encoded within one genomic window of Candidatus Brevundimonas colombiensis:
- a CDS encoding DoxX family protein, with protein sequence MSNQANAWSSRALAALRIIAGLLFLAHGLVKLFGFPAGAEPGQQELFSLFGIGGVIELVTGVLLVLGLFTRPAALIASGQMAVAYWMFHFPRDPMPAVNGGDAAILFCFIFLYIFTAGPGAWSLDDRGSRRF encoded by the coding sequence ATGTCGAACCAAGCAAACGCCTGGTCGTCCCGCGCCTTGGCGGCGCTCAGGATCATCGCCGGTCTGCTGTTTCTGGCCCACGGCCTGGTCAAGCTCTTCGGCTTTCCGGCAGGGGCCGAGCCTGGTCAGCAGGAGCTTTTTTCCCTGTTCGGCATCGGCGGGGTGATCGAGCTTGTGACCGGCGTGCTGCTGGTGCTGGGTCTGTTCACGCGCCCGGCGGCCCTGATCGCCTCGGGTCAGATGGCGGTGGCCTATTGGATGTTCCACTTCCCGCGCGATCCCATGCCGGCGGTGAACGGCGGCGACGCCGCCATCCTGTTCTGCTTCATCTTCCTTTACATCTTCACCGCTGGCCCCGGCGCCTGGAGCCTGGATGATCGAGGCAGCCGTCGGTTCTGA
- a CDS encoding LysR family transcriptional regulator has product MPRLPDLEALAIFAKVAETQSFSGAADSLSLSKATVSKAVTRLEQQLQTTLLHRTSRRFALTDTGRNLAARAAHMLAEAEGAVSEVLDMSVTPRGLVRLAAPMSFGMAYVAPALPEFLATNPDVSIDLHLADEVIDLVGGGFDCALRIAALPDSSLTARRLRPVKRALVASPSYLEQRGRPTHPDDLNRHACLCYAYMPTPDIWRFSNAQGEEVVVRPQGPLRANNSDALTASLCAGLGIFPQPDFIYWRDVAGGHLETVMTDWSLPPIALHLVAPNSGPRPARVTALMDYLAARFSGPLWPGDTVGR; this is encoded by the coding sequence ATGCCCCGCCTGCCCGATCTGGAAGCCCTGGCCATCTTCGCGAAAGTGGCGGAAACACAATCGTTTTCAGGCGCGGCCGACAGCCTGTCCCTGTCCAAGGCCACGGTGTCCAAGGCGGTGACGCGGTTGGAGCAACAGCTTCAGACCACCCTGCTGCACCGGACCTCGCGCCGGTTCGCCCTGACCGACACCGGGCGAAACCTGGCCGCCCGCGCCGCCCATATGCTGGCCGAGGCCGAAGGTGCGGTGTCGGAGGTGCTGGACATGTCGGTGACGCCGCGCGGGCTGGTGCGTCTGGCGGCGCCCATGTCGTTCGGCATGGCCTATGTCGCCCCCGCCCTGCCCGAGTTTCTGGCCACCAACCCCGATGTGTCGATCGACCTGCATCTGGCGGACGAGGTGATCGATCTGGTCGGCGGCGGGTTCGACTGCGCCCTGCGGATCGCCGCCCTGCCCGATTCCTCACTGACGGCGCGCAGGCTGAGGCCCGTCAAACGGGCCCTGGTCGCCTCCCCCTCCTATCTGGAGCAGCGGGGCCGCCCGACACACCCCGACGACCTGAACCGCCACGCCTGCCTCTGCTACGCCTATATGCCGACGCCGGACATCTGGCGGTTCAGCAATGCGCAAGGCGAAGAAGTGGTGGTGCGGCCGCAGGGGCCGCTCCGCGCCAACAACTCTGACGCCCTGACGGCGTCCCTGTGCGCGGGCCTGGGCATTTTTCCCCAGCCGGACTTCATCTACTGGAGGGATGTGGCGGGCGGCCATCTGGAGACGGTCATGACCGACTGGAGCCTGCCGCCCATCGCGCTTCACCTGGTCGCGCCCAACAGCGGGCCGCGTCCGGCGCGGGTCACGGCCCTGATGGACTATCTGGCGGCGCGGTTCAGCGGGCCGCTGTGGCCCGGCGATACGGTCGGACGCTAG
- a CDS encoding tipN: MKSPKRPPLKLTDEDIVVPIDAPSVEETPVSETVIEPEPLTDADLEIVQPTFERPMSERRRRRLLEEQRQAEERAAASLAPSAEPEPRSTVEVDLAVAAGKPPAPFELSSPPAVKPVVAKRANDPSGRHAYLIAGIASALWIGGVASWAAYEFGAGGAELDPLRIAIYALIALAPAGLAIMLAHAVRQGAGLAAETRRARQLAEALVAPTALAAQQTGHVLQSLRSDIDHAALAAERARNDMALLREALAEETARLNEAADNAGRTARRLAENLGRERDQMQTLGLHLDTQATGVIDAVERQSRMVADASDLAQAQLREAEAALAARAADLAAAAGEAQDAARVAAEDLARQTIRLENAGSGVAEQIQSVEEGLGQQRASLVTAAYALRTDQEDFSAQVESQRAQLVEHLSATRSAAGDLDRTTQTSVDAMRDLVEAAADQFRALVDMSQREADGFDSATKVALDRFEALAAEARDALMEETRRALEQMRATAEDSRAAAADAAEQARLRADRLGETLFDAAQKADNAADARIADARRIVGETSGIVEEAGERMVNRLETLVGRLNEALSEIDTAVADIDERAARLPQEARVRADAVRATVEDGLASLSAASRKAAEDTEALDLGFQERVRRNYDMLTEAVRLMGVVSGDASPARRREPSPEAERAEQRAPRSPVPPPAEERKFGLRSRLRLEPTETPRAVADDRLDWSDLVSQDEGDEPPLDLDTPAPAAGPTPAEADALSERVIAAIRRMGVDPNALLPRSRVEEAARAIGKGDPDGGRQIVRRVAPAAVRSVSRRVLSDAELRADAERYVRHFAGGLAASARTGDTAAVQTALASDAGRAFMLLDAAVGDLG, encoded by the coding sequence ATGAAGTCTCCCAAACGGCCGCCGCTGAAGCTGACCGACGAGGACATCGTCGTCCCTATCGATGCGCCGTCCGTCGAAGAGACGCCGGTCTCGGAGACCGTGATCGAACCGGAACCCCTGACCGACGCCGATCTGGAAATCGTGCAGCCCACATTCGAACGACCGATGTCCGAACGTCGCCGTCGCCGCCTGCTGGAAGAACAGCGCCAGGCCGAAGAGCGCGCCGCCGCCTCGTTGGCGCCCAGCGCAGAACCCGAACCGCGATCGACAGTGGAAGTCGATCTGGCCGTCGCGGCCGGCAAGCCCCCCGCTCCGTTCGAACTGTCGTCGCCGCCCGCCGTCAAGCCGGTCGTCGCCAAGCGGGCGAATGATCCGTCGGGCCGCCACGCCTATCTGATCGCGGGCATCGCTTCCGCCCTTTGGATCGGCGGCGTGGCCTCCTGGGCCGCCTATGAGTTCGGTGCGGGCGGGGCGGAACTGGATCCGTTGCGGATCGCCATCTACGCCCTGATCGCCCTGGCCCCGGCGGGCCTGGCCATCATGCTGGCCCATGCCGTGCGGCAGGGGGCTGGTCTGGCCGCCGAGACCCGTCGCGCGCGTCAACTGGCCGAGGCGCTGGTCGCCCCGACGGCGCTGGCCGCCCAGCAGACCGGTCATGTCCTTCAATCCCTGCGATCCGACATCGACCACGCCGCCCTGGCGGCCGAGCGGGCGCGCAACGACATGGCCCTGCTGCGCGAAGCCCTGGCCGAAGAGACGGCGCGCCTGAACGAGGCGGCAGACAACGCGGGCCGCACCGCCCGTCGCCTGGCCGAGAACCTGGGCCGTGAACGCGATCAGATGCAGACCCTGGGCCTGCATCTGGACACCCAGGCCACCGGCGTCATCGACGCGGTCGAGCGCCAGTCGCGCATGGTCGCCGACGCCTCCGACTTGGCCCAGGCCCAGTTGCGCGAGGCCGAGGCCGCGTTGGCCGCCCGCGCCGCCGATCTGGCCGCCGCCGCCGGAGAGGCCCAGGACGCCGCCCGCGTCGCCGCCGAAGACCTGGCCCGCCAGACGATCCGGCTGGAGAACGCCGGATCGGGCGTGGCCGAACAGATTCAGTCGGTCGAAGAGGGGCTGGGCCAGCAACGCGCCTCGCTGGTCACCGCCGCCTATGCGCTGCGCACCGATCAGGAGGATTTCTCCGCCCAGGTCGAGAGCCAGCGCGCCCAGCTGGTCGAACATCTGTCGGCGACCCGCAGCGCCGCCGGCGATCTGGACCGCACCACCCAGACCTCGGTCGACGCCATGCGCGACCTGGTCGAAGCCGCCGCGGACCAGTTCCGCGCCCTGGTGGACATGTCGCAGCGCGAGGCCGACGGCTTCGATTCAGCCACCAAGGTCGCCCTGGACCGTTTCGAAGCCCTGGCCGCCGAGGCCCGCGACGCCCTGATGGAGGAAACCCGCCGCGCCCTGGAGCAGATGCGCGCCACGGCCGAGGATTCCCGCGCCGCCGCCGCTGACGCCGCCGAACAGGCCCGGCTGCGCGCCGACCGCCTGGGCGAAACCCTGTTCGACGCCGCGCAGAAGGCCGACAACGCCGCCGACGCCCGCATCGCGGATGCGCGCCGCATCGTGGGCGAAACCTCCGGCATCGTCGAGGAGGCCGGCGAGCGGATGGTCAACCGGCTGGAGACCCTGGTCGGGCGCCTGAACGAAGCCCTGTCCGAGATCGACACCGCCGTCGCCGACATCGACGAGCGCGCCGCCCGCCTGCCGCAGGAGGCACGCGTCCGCGCCGACGCCGTGCGCGCCACGGTCGAGGACGGTCTGGCGTCTCTGTCCGCCGCCTCGCGCAAGGCCGCCGAGGACACCGAGGCGCTGGACCTGGGCTTCCAGGAGCGGGTGCGCCGCAACTACGACATGCTGACCGAGGCCGTTCGACTGATGGGGGTGGTGTCCGGCGACGCCTCGCCCGCCCGTCGTCGCGAACCATCGCCCGAGGCCGAACGCGCCGAACAGCGCGCCCCGCGATCGCCGGTCCCGCCGCCGGCCGAAGAGCGCAAATTCGGCCTGCGCAGCCGCTTGCGGCTTGAGCCGACCGAGACCCCGCGCGCCGTCGCCGACGACCGCCTGGACTGGAGCGACCTGGTCTCGCAGGATGAAGGCGATGAGCCGCCGCTGGACCTGGACACGCCGGCTCCGGCCGCCGGTCCCACGCCCGCTGAGGCGGACGCTCTGTCCGAACGCGTGATCGCCGCCATTCGCCGCATGGGCGTCGACCCCAACGCCCTCCTGCCCCGGTCGCGGGTCGAGGAGGCCGCGCGCGCCATCGGCAAGGGCGACCCCGACGGCGGCCGCCAGATCGTGCGCCGGGTGGCGCCGGCCGCGGTTCGCAGCGTCTCGCGCCGGGTGCTCAGCGACGCGGAGTTGCGCGCCGACGCCGAACGTTACGTGCGCCATTTCGCCGGCGGCCTGGCCGCATCGGCCCGCACGGGCGACACGGCGGCGGTGCAGACCGCGCTGGCCTCGGACGCCGGACGCGCCTTCATGCTGCTGGACGCCGCTGTCGGCGATCTGGGCTAG
- a CDS encoding hemolysin: MKTIVSTLLAAGALALSACAPTQSAAPPAGGAEGGFKACKVADYQNYVGRNRSTIPTAPAGQTFRVLCTTCAATMDYRENRVNFVYDQSTDIVREVKCG, translated from the coding sequence ATGAAAACCATCGTCAGCACGTTGCTCGCAGCGGGTGCGCTCGCCCTGTCGGCCTGCGCCCCGACGCAATCCGCTGCGCCGCCGGCCGGGGGAGCCGAAGGCGGCTTCAAGGCCTGCAAGGTCGCGGATTATCAAAACTATGTCGGCCGCAATCGCTCGACCATACCGACGGCGCCCGCAGGCCAGACCTTCCGCGTCCTGTGCACCACCTGCGCGGCGACGATGGACTATCGCGAAAACCGGGTGAACTTCGTCTATGACCAATCGACGGACATCGTGCGCGAGGTGAAGTGCGGCTGA
- a CDS encoding DNA polymerase III subunit chi, whose protein sequence is MSGKPEIWFYHLERSTLDQVLPTLLEKTLERGWRAMVKSSHSHRLDDVDELLWTFRDDSFLPHGRADQPHAQRQPVLLSETEENLNGAQALFIVDDADMGATEGFERCFIIFDGRDEPALQHARGRWKALKDQGANLAYWKQSDEGRWEKAA, encoded by the coding sequence ATGAGCGGCAAGCCTGAAATCTGGTTCTACCACCTGGAGCGGTCGACGCTGGATCAGGTGCTGCCGACCCTGCTCGAAAAGACGCTCGAGCGGGGTTGGCGGGCCATGGTCAAGTCGTCGCATTCCCATCGCCTGGACGATGTGGACGAACTGCTCTGGACGTTTCGAGACGACAGTTTCCTGCCGCACGGCCGGGCCGATCAGCCCCATGCCCAGCGTCAGCCCGTGCTGTTGAGCGAGACGGAAGAGAACCTGAACGGCGCTCAGGCGCTGTTCATTGTCGACGATGCAGACATGGGCGCAACGGAAGGGTTCGAACGATGCTTCATAATTTTCGACGGGCGGGACGAACCGGCGCTGCAACACGCGCGCGGGCGCTGGAAGGCGCTGAAGGATCAGGGCGCCAATCTGGCCTATTGGAAACAGTCGGACGAAGGGCGCTGGGAAAAGGCGGCCTGA
- a CDS encoding TPM domain-containing protein, translating into MKITDSDRTRIAEAIASAEMQTSGEIFCVVSRRVSSYLDVSLAWAAGAALIAPIVFVPLVLDLRWPSDGWEAAHQAAEAASTGQALALYALSQAVVFVGVFLLTRIPMLRRLATPAGVRRGRVREAALQQFLAHGVHVTRERTGVLIFAALDEHQVELIADEAIHAKVEESAWAQAVDALTRELRADKPVEGFSAAIGLCGQVLARHFPPRADNPNELPDHLILL; encoded by the coding sequence ATGAAGATCACGGACAGCGACCGCACCCGTATCGCCGAGGCCATCGCCAGCGCCGAAATGCAGACCTCGGGGGAGATTTTCTGCGTCGTGTCGCGGCGCGTCTCGTCCTATCTGGATGTCAGCCTGGCCTGGGCGGCGGGCGCCGCGCTGATCGCGCCGATCGTCTTCGTCCCCCTTGTTCTGGACCTGCGCTGGCCCAGTGATGGATGGGAGGCGGCGCATCAGGCGGCCGAGGCGGCGAGCACGGGACAGGCCCTGGCGCTCTACGCCCTGTCGCAGGCGGTGGTGTTCGTCGGCGTCTTTCTGTTGACGCGGATTCCGATGTTGCGTCGCCTGGCGACCCCCGCCGGCGTGCGGCGCGGGCGGGTGCGAGAGGCGGCCTTGCAGCAGTTCCTGGCCCACGGCGTCCATGTGACGCGCGAACGCACCGGCGTCTTGATTTTCGCCGCCCTGGACGAACACCAGGTCGAGTTGATCGCCGACGAAGCCATTCACGCCAAGGTGGAGGAAAGCGCCTGGGCCCAGGCCGTCGACGCCCTGACCCGCGAGTTGCGGGCCGACAAGCCCGTGGAAGGCTTTTCCGCCGCCATCGGCCTGTGCGGCCAGGTGCTGGCGCGGCATTTCCCGCCCCGCGCGGACAACCCCAATGAGCTGCCGGATCATCTGATCCTGCTGTGA
- a CDS encoding pirin family protein → MIERRPFESLGGANHGWLNAKHHFSFANYYDPKRMSWGNLRVWNDDEIEAGTGFPPHPHADMEIITYVRDGAITHEDSLGNKGRTVAGDVQVMSAGTGIRHAEYNAEPELTRIFQIWIEPTRRGDAPSWGTKPFPKGERSGQFVVLASGFDGDDDALAIRTDARIVAATLQAGESADYPLGAQRRGYLVPAKGEVEVNGVRLNARDGAAIAQEDVVTVKALSDAEIVLVDAA, encoded by the coding sequence ATGATCGAACGCAGACCTTTTGAATCGCTGGGCGGCGCCAACCACGGCTGGCTGAACGCCAAGCACCACTTCTCCTTCGCCAACTATTATGATCCCAAGCGGATGAGCTGGGGCAATCTGCGCGTCTGGAACGACGACGAGATCGAGGCGGGCACGGGATTTCCGCCCCACCCCCACGCCGACATGGAGATCATCACCTATGTCCGCGACGGCGCCATCACCCACGAGGACAGCCTGGGCAACAAGGGCCGCACGGTCGCGGGCGATGTTCAGGTGATGAGCGCGGGGACCGGCATCCGCCACGCCGAATATAATGCGGAGCCGGAACTGACCCGGATCTTCCAGATCTGGATCGAGCCGACCCGACGCGGCGACGCGCCCAGCTGGGGCACCAAGCCGTTCCCGAAGGGCGAACGGTCCGGTCAGTTCGTGGTCCTTGCCTCGGGCTTCGACGGTGATGATGACGCCCTGGCCATCCGCACCGATGCGCGCATCGTCGCCGCTACCTTGCAGGCCGGAGAGAGCGCAGACTATCCGCTGGGCGCCCAGCGTCGGGGCTATCTGGTTCCGGCCAAGGGCGAGGTCGAGGTCAATGGCGTGCGCCTGAACGCCCGCGACGGCGCCGCCATCGCTCAGGAAGACGTGGTGACGGTCAAAGCCCTGTCCGACGCCGAAATCGTGCTGGTGGACGCCGCCTGA
- a CDS encoding endonuclease/exonuclease/phosphatase family protein, translated as MPRLLTYNVHRCVGTDRRLDVDRIVAVIGEYEPDIVCLQELDVGRSRTNGVDQARAIADGLVMTSRFHPAMRIEAEQYGDAILTAHPERLIRADSLPTVAGIPGLEPRGAIWSEIEIDGVALNVLNTHLGLVPREQRLQAAALTGSGWLGGCTGPTLLAGDFNATSITRPYQTLCRSLEDCQRQLGLKPSVKTFPSAFPAIRIDHCFVSPHIRIRAVRSAYSPLARVASDHLPLIVDFDVVQPGD; from the coding sequence ATGCCCCGCCTTCTCACCTATAATGTCCACCGCTGCGTCGGGACCGACCGCCGGCTGGACGTGGACCGCATCGTCGCCGTCATCGGCGAATACGAGCCGGACATCGTCTGCCTGCAGGAACTGGACGTCGGCCGTTCGCGCACCAACGGCGTGGATCAGGCCCGCGCCATCGCCGATGGTCTGGTCATGACCTCGCGCTTTCACCCGGCGATGCGGATCGAGGCCGAACAGTATGGCGACGCCATTCTGACGGCGCACCCCGAACGGCTGATCCGCGCCGACAGCCTGCCGACCGTCGCCGGCATCCCGGGGCTGGAGCCGCGCGGCGCCATCTGGTCCGAGATCGAGATCGACGGCGTGGCCCTTAACGTCTTAAACACCCACCTGGGTCTGGTGCCGCGCGAGCAGCGGCTGCAGGCCGCCGCCCTGACCGGATCGGGCTGGCTGGGGGGCTGCACCGGGCCGACCCTTCTGGCGGGCGACTTCAACGCCACCTCGATCACCCGCCCCTATCAGACCCTGTGCCGCAGTCTTGAGGACTGCCAGCGTCAGTTGGGCTTAAAGCCCAGCGTGAAGACCTTCCCCTCGGCCTTTCCCGCTATCCGCATCGACCACTGTTTCGTCAGCCCGCACATTCGCATACGCGCGGTGCGCTCGGCCTATTCCCCTCTGGCGCGGGTCGCGTCGGACCATCTGCCGTTGATCGTGGATTTCGACGTGGTTCAGCCGGGCGACTGA
- a CDS encoding phospholipase D-like domain-containing protein, producing the protein MGQGGDSYDGSLLEPGPGLWTSAVAHRFSVLMENEAYFDALSSAIQKAERSIVLLGWQFDPRTHLDPETRPGDKSAEIGRQLRMLVKKKPDLDVRLLIWKSPLLIAASQGFYPHRAQRWFRKRMVEFRLDSPGPIGACHHQKVVVIDDKLAFCGGGDVSTDRWDSDEHLDGDPRRALPSGVICKARHEVMSVMDGPAARALGDLARERWFKATWERTIPDEVEADPWPDGVPVQMTEVPVGIARTEPKWGGRHEVRESEALHLESIRRARRLIYMENQYFTSPVIAAALAQRLAEPDGPQIIVVSTAKSPSWFDSLTMDTARAEVLYRLEQADKYNRFFAFAPLTEDGDRIIVHAKMSIIDDRLLRIGSTNLNNRSMGLDTECDIAAEPTDAAGRAVITAHRHRTIAHWLGVATEDYAAVEGVFGSVGQAICSFETDRLKPLGSDPPTRIQRMFAEWQLGDPTSSTDAWRPWKRLNRSHRTRPASEGGQSPG; encoded by the coding sequence ATGGGGCAAGGCGGCGACAGTTACGACGGCAGTTTGCTGGAGCCGGGGCCGGGTCTGTGGACCTCGGCGGTCGCCCATCGGTTTTCCGTGCTGATGGAGAACGAAGCCTATTTCGACGCGCTTTCCTCGGCCATTCAGAAGGCGGAACGGTCCATCGTCCTGCTGGGCTGGCAGTTCGATCCGCGCACCCATCTGGACCCCGAAACGCGGCCGGGCGACAAGAGTGCAGAGATCGGCCGGCAGCTGAGGATGCTGGTCAAGAAGAAGCCGGACCTGGACGTGCGGCTGCTGATCTGGAAGTCGCCGCTGTTGATCGCGGCGTCGCAGGGGTTTTATCCCCACCGCGCCCAGCGCTGGTTTCGCAAGCGGATGGTGGAGTTTCGGCTGGATTCGCCCGGTCCCATCGGCGCCTGCCACCATCAGAAGGTGGTGGTGATCGACGACAAGCTGGCCTTCTGCGGCGGGGGCGATGTCTCGACCGACCGCTGGGATTCCGACGAGCATCTGGATGGCGATCCGCGCCGCGCCCTGCCCAGCGGCGTGATCTGCAAGGCGCGTCATGAGGTGATGTCGGTGATGGACGGCCCGGCGGCGCGCGCCCTGGGCGATCTGGCGCGCGAACGCTGGTTCAAGGCGACCTGGGAACGCACCATCCCCGACGAGGTCGAAGCTGATCCCTGGCCTGACGGCGTCCCGGTTCAGATGACCGAAGTGCCGGTCGGCATCGCCCGGACCGAACCCAAATGGGGCGGGCGACACGAGGTGCGCGAGAGCGAGGCCCTGCACCTGGAATCGATCAGGCGCGCCAGACGCCTGATTTATATGGAAAATCAGTATTTCACCTCGCCCGTGATCGCGGCGGCGCTGGCCCAGCGTCTGGCCGAACCGGACGGGCCGCAGATCATCGTGGTCTCCACCGCCAAGAGCCCCAGTTGGTTCGACAGCCTGACGATGGACACCGCCCGCGCCGAGGTGCTGTACCGGCTGGAGCAGGCGGACAAATACAATCGGTTCTTCGCCTTCGCGCCCCTGACCGAAGACGGCGACCGGATCATCGTCCACGCCAAGATGTCGATCATCGATGATCGGCTGCTGCGGATCGGCTCGACCAATCTGAACAATCGGTCAATGGGGCTGGACACCGAATGCGACATCGCCGCCGAGCCGACCGATGCGGCGGGCCGGGCGGTCATCACCGCTCATCGCCACCGCACCATCGCCCATTGGCTAGGCGTGGCGACCGAGGACTATGCGGCGGTGGAGGGGGTGTTCGGCTCGGTCGGTCAGGCGATCTGCAGCTTCGAGACGGATCGGCTGAAGCCGTTGGGATCGGATCCGCCGACGCGCATCCAGCGGATGTTCGCCGAATGGCAGCTGGGCGACCCCACATCCTCGACGGACGCCTGGCGGCCGTGGAAACGGCTGAACCGCTCGCATCGAACGCGACCGGCGTCGGAGGGCGGTCAGTCGCCCGGCTGA
- a CDS encoding DUF423 domain-containing protein — translation MIASRNLILFAALNGAMAVAVGAFAAHGAGPQIKTLLTTGAQYQLVHAVLAVAAAQWQAGGRLSSTAGWLASVGGLIFCLSLLLIAFLGVPAFGAIAPIGGVLMIAGWLCLAFAAVRS, via the coding sequence ATGATCGCGAGTCGCAACCTGATCCTCTTCGCCGCCCTGAACGGCGCCATGGCGGTCGCCGTCGGCGCCTTCGCGGCCCACGGCGCCGGTCCGCAAATCAAGACGCTCCTGACCACCGGCGCCCAGTATCAACTGGTCCACGCCGTTCTGGCCGTCGCCGCCGCCCAGTGGCAGGCGGGCGGGCGGCTGTCGTCGACGGCCGGGTGGCTGGCGTCTGTCGGCGGTCTGATCTTCTGCCTGTCCCTGCTGCTGATCGCCTTTCTCGGCGTGCCGGCCTTCGGCGCCATCGCGCCCATCGGCGGGGTGCTGATGATCGCCGGCTGGCTGTGCCTGGCCTTCGCCGCCGTTCGTTCCTGA
- the pip gene encoding prolyl aminopeptidase gives MAFPTPADPRRILYPEVEAYASGWMATEGVHEIYYEESGNPQGVPVIVLHGGPGGAVNPGMRRFFDPAVYRIIMFDQRGCGLSRPHASLEDNTTWTLIADIERLRVLCGVETWVVFGGSWGSTLSMAYAITHPERVQALVLRGIFLLTRKELHWFYQDGASMIFPDAWERFLEPIPEAERGDLMAAYYKRLIGDDVAERERCAVAWSSWEGETVSVEGPNARPEKFAEPEFAVAFARIENWFFTNAGFFEEDGWILKNVDRMRHIPCWIAQGRFDVVTPISGAWALHRAWPEARLDIVDDAGHASSEPGIVDSLVRATDWAATVKA, from the coding sequence ATGGCCTTCCCCACGCCCGCTGATCCGCGTCGCATCCTCTATCCCGAGGTCGAGGCCTATGCCTCGGGCTGGATGGCGACCGAGGGCGTGCATGAAATCTATTATGAGGAATCCGGCAATCCGCAGGGCGTGCCGGTCATCGTGCTGCACGGCGGTCCGGGCGGGGCGGTCAATCCGGGAATGCGCCGCTTCTTCGATCCGGCCGTCTATCGCATCATCATGTTCGACCAGCGGGGTTGCGGCCTGTCGCGCCCCCATGCGTCCCTGGAAGACAACACCACCTGGACCCTGATCGCCGACATCGAGCGACTGCGCGTCCTGTGCGGCGTCGAGACGTGGGTGGTGTTCGGCGGATCATGGGGTTCGACCCTGTCCATGGCCTACGCCATCACCCACCCGGAACGGGTCCAGGCCCTGGTGCTGCGCGGCATCTTTCTGCTGACCAGGAAAGAGCTGCACTGGTTCTATCAAGACGGGGCCTCGATGATCTTCCCCGACGCCTGGGAACGGTTCCTGGAGCCCATCCCCGAGGCCGAGCGGGGCGACCTCATGGCCGCCTACTACAAGCGGTTGATCGGCGACGACGTGGCCGAGCGCGAGCGGTGCGCCGTCGCCTGGTCGAGCTGGGAAGGCGAGACCGTCAGCGTGGAAGGCCCAAACGCCCGGCCCGAAAAGTTCGCCGAGCCAGAGTTCGCCGTGGCCTTCGCCCGGATCGAGAACTGGTTCTTCACCAACGCCGGCTTCTTCGAGGAAGACGGCTGGATCCTGAAGAATGTGGACCGGATGCGCCACATCCCCTGCTGGATCGCGCAAGGGCGGTTCGACGTGGTCACGCCGATTTCGGGCGCCTGGGCCCTGCATCGCGCCTGGCCCGAAGCGCGTCTGGACATCGTGGACGACGCCGGCCATGCCTCGTCCGAGCCGGGCATCGTCGACAGTCTGGTGCGCGCCACCGACTGGGCCGCGACCGTCAAAGCCTGA